One Carbonactinospora thermoautotrophica genomic window, GATCTCGAAGACCGGGATGCCGAGGACATGATGCTGATCGGCATCAGGAGCGTGCTCATGCCGGCTCGTGGCACGACGTACGAAGATGTCGATCCGCCGAGTCTGGACGAGCTGACCCGGCAGGCGGTCGGGCTCCGGCAGATGCACGACGACGGCCGCAACACCTCCCTGGTCCAAGTGGCGCCCGGAATCATCCGCAGCGCCCGTGCCGCCGTGCGGCAGTACCAGGGACAGGACCGGGACAAGGCGCTGGAAGTCCTCGCCGTAGCCTACCGGGAGTCCGCGCACGCGCTCGCGCAGTTAGGCCGGGAAGACCTCGCGGGCCACGCGCTCACCCTGGCGGCCGATGCCGCTGAGGAGTCCGGGAACGTCCTGCTGGCCGGCCATTGCGTGTACTCGACGGCCTGGGTTTACCTTCGGCAACGCCGCTTGGAGGACGCGGTGCGCCATTGTGTGACGGCGGCCGACGAGATCGAGCCTCGTAGCATGCGCCGCACGTCAACCCTCCACCTGGCCACCTGGGGGAACCTGCTCCTGATGGCGTCAGCGGCGGCCGTGCGGAACAACCAGCCGGAGACCGCGCGGGAGTTGCTGCGCGCCGCCAGCGCTGCCGCCGAACTGCAGGACAATGATCCGCCCGAGGAATCCCGCCTCTTCTCGTTGTCCCTCGTACCAGCCAAGGTCCGCATGATGGCGGTCGAGCACGCGGTCATCGCCTTCAGGCCGGGTGAGGCGCTGCAACTCCGTCGGACGATACCCGAGGACGCGCCGGGCGTCGGGGTCATCGCCCGTAGTCGGTTTCTGCTCGACGTGGCGAACGCCTACTACATGCAGGGCCGCCCGGGTCATGCGGTGACGGTCCTGTCCAAGCTGAAGCGGACGCACCCGGGCTGGCTGAAGCACCAGCGGTACGCGAAGGATCTCACCCGGCAAATCGTCGAGGCCCGCGCCCGACGCCTGCCGAACGACCTGGTCGACCTCGCCGAGTTCCTCGGCGTCGCCGTCTAAAGGTTGTCTCGTAACTCGGGGCGGTGTCGGCCGTTGGTCGGGGTATGGGTCAGGTGATCTCTGCTGCTCAGGCGGGGTGGATCACTCCGTTCACCGGGTTGACACCCCGGCAGTTCCGCAAGCTGGTGCGTACCGTGGCCGAGCGGGGCGGGGACAGGATCGCCGACGGTCGCGCCTGCCGGCCGTGGCGATTGTGTCTGGCGGATCGGGTGTTGCTGGTCGCGGTGTATTGGCGCACGAACCTGACGTTGCGGCAGGTCGGCCCGCTGTTCGGGATCTCCCATGCCGCGGCGCACCGGGTCGTGGAGACGGTGGGGCCGCTGCTGGCCCTGGCCCCGGCCCGGCGCCGCAGCGTCGATCAGGTGTGCATCGTGGACGGCACCCTGGTGCCCACCCGGGATCGCCGCCTGGCGGAGCGCAGCAAGAACTACCGGTACTCGACCAACCTCCAGGTCGCGATCGACGCCGACACCCGCCTGGTCGTCGCCGTCGGGGACCCCCAGCCGGGCAACCGCAACGACTGCCGGGCCTACCGCGAGTCCGGCATTGACCAGGTCCTGGCTGGCAGGCCTGTCATGGCCGACGGGGGCTATCAGGGCAACCCGGGCGTGATCATCCCCTACCGTAGGCCCCGGGACGGCACGCCCCTGCCGGAGTGGCAGGAGGAGCTCAACGCGGTCCATCGCAGCGTCCGGGCTCGGATCGAGCACACCCTGGCGAGGATGAAGTGTTGGAAGATCCTGCGCGATTACCGGCGCAAGGCCCATACCCTGCGCGACACCGCCGCCGGCATCGCCTTCCTGCACAACCTCGCCCTCACTGGTTGATCGGAGCAGGCGCCGGCCAGCATCGCACGCAACCCAGAAGACCAGTTACGTGACAGCCTTTAGCGCGCTCGAAGTACACCAGGCGGTAGCCACCCGGAGAAACGGGCGGCTACCGCTGTCCATCAGTCGTTTCGTCCATTCGCCCGGCCTGGCATCAGACACGTGGCTGACTAGCGTCTCCCGTGCGTGATCAATCCGTCCACACGGGAGCAACCCATGTCACAGCACCGACGTGACGTCCTGCGCCCAGTCACCTTCGCTCATCGCGCCAGCGGGGAGGTGTCGGCGTGACCGTCCCCGCTCCGAACCCGCCCGGCAGAACGGGCTCCCCCGCCCAGTCAGTATCGAGGGGTACCTGCAGCAGATCCGCGCCTGGGCAAGCAGCCAGAACCCGTCGCTGCAGGACCTGCTCGCCTACCCCAAGTGGCTCCACGGCGTGACCGAAGCACTGCTCAGCCTGCTCGAAACCCACCCGCAGATCCGGCCCAGCGTCGAGGCCCACGCCAGGAGCTGGGGGTGGCGAGGATGACCGAACTGCGCGCGGTCGTCGACCCCGCCTGCGCTACCTGCTCATGAGCACCGGCCAAGTGAACGGCCACTCCTGCGGCCCGTGCTCACTGTTGCTGACCCCGAGCGAGATCGCCTTCCTGTAGGGGAAGAAGGTGCCCGATGCGCCGGCTCAGCCGTGAAACCGAGGTCGTCCTGATCCTCATCCTCGACCTGACCCTCCTCGCGTTGCCCGGCTTCCTGTACGCGCTCGGCTGGCTGCCCCGCTAGACCGCCTCCCCCTGGGCCGCCCCGACCCCCCGCCGCCTCCCCGGGCGGGGACGGCCACCACACGGCCAGGCCGGCACACCGTCCCCCGTGGTGCCCCGCCGGCCGGGCCTTTTCGTCGAGTGTGCTTCGTGTGACGACACGCACACTCGACGCGGAGGTGGGGCCGGGCCGCCTCACCCCATCGCGTTCTGGCGCAGCATCGTGCGGATCACGCGCAGCGCCACCGACAGGGTCGCCAGATCCCAGGTGTCGCTGGCCTCGATGTCCGCCAGCGTCTGCCGGGCGCGGGTGACCGTGGTGGCGTTCTGCTTCGACCAGGCTGCGAACCGCTCCCCGGGCGTGGCCTCCGCGCCGCCACAGGCGAGCACGTCGAAGGTGAGCGCCGCGTGGGCCGCGTACAGGTCGTCGCGCAGGGCGGCCCGGGCTGTGGACTTCCACCGGTCGGTGCGCGGCAAGGCGACGATCTTGTCGAGCAGCTTGGCGAACGGGATCCGGTCGGCCAGGTCGAAGTACACCTCGGCGACCTCGATCACGCCGCGGCCGGAGTCGCGGGCCACCTCGCAGATGTCCAGCGCCGAGTAGGCGTTGGGCATCCCGGCGACGGCGACCGCGAGGTCCTCGGGCACGTGGGCGCGGACCAGCTCCTCGCGGATCCGGTTGAGGCGCTCGGCGTCGACGCCCTTGAGCATCTTGGGCAGGTGGGCCACCACGTCGGCGACGCCCTTGCGGAAGAACGCGATCTGCTCGTCGATGTCGAGCGGGGGCCGGCGGTTGTGCAGGAACCACCGGGTGACCCGCTCGGTGAGCCGGCGGCTCTCCAGGCGCATCCGGGTCTGGACGTCGGCGTCGACCTTGTTGTCCAGCGCCTCGATCGCCTCCCACACGCTCTGCAGGTCGTAGATGGCACAGGCCGCGGTGTAGGCGCGGGCGATGTCGGCGGCCGAGGCGCCGGTCTCCTCCTTGAGCCGGAACATCGCGGTGATGCCGGCGTTGTTGACGAAGCGGTTGACCACGCAGGTCGTGATGATCTCCCGGCGCAGCGGGTGCTTGTCGATCTGCTCCCGGAACCGCTCGCGCAGCGGCGTGGGGAAGTACCGGTACAGCTCGCCCCGCAGGAAGTCGTCCTCGGGCAGGTCCGAGGCGAGCAGCTCCTCGGCCAGGTTGATCTTCACGTACGAGAGCAGCACGGCCAGCTCCGGCTGGGTGAGCCCGATGCCGGCCTGGCGCCGCTCGTTGATCTGCCGGTCGGTGGGCAGGAACTCCAGCGCCCGGTCGAGCTTGCCCTCGCGCTCCATCCGGCGCATGAGCCGGGCGTGCACGTGCAGCAGGCTGGGCGCCTGCTTGACCGCGCTGGCCAGCGCCACGTTCTGCCCGTAGTTGTCGCGCAGCACCAGCTCGGCGACCTCGTCGGTCATCTGGGCGAGCAGCTCGTTGCGCTGCTTGACCGTGAGGTCTCCGTTGGCGACCACGGAGTTCAGCAGGATCTTGATGTTGACCTCGCGGTCGGAGCAGTCCACACCGGCCGAGTTGTCGATGAAGTCGGTGTTGATCTTGCCGCCGTGCAGCGCGTACTCGATGCGGCCGAGCTGCGTGAAGCCCAGGTTGCCGCCCTCGCCGACCACCCGCGCGCGCAGCTCGTTGCCGTTGACGCGGATCGCGTCGTTCGCCTTGTCGCCGACGTGGGCGTGCGACTCGGTGGTGGCCTTGACGTACGTGCCGATGCCGCCGTTCCACAGCAGGTCGACCGGGGCCTTGAGGATGGCGCGGATGAGCTCGTGCGGCGTCATGGCGGTGACGCCTTCCGGGATGCCGAGCCGTTCGCGGACCTGCGGCGAGACCGGGATCGACTTCGCGGTCCGCGGGTACACCCCGCCGCCCGGGGAGATCAGGTCCGGGTTGTAGTCCGCCCACGACGAGCGGGGCAGCTCGAACAGCCGCTTGCGCTCGGCCCACGACAGCTCCGGGTCCGGGTCGGGGTCGAGGAAGACGTGCCGGTGGTCGAAGGCGGCGACCAGCTTGATGTGCCGGCTGAGCAGCATGCCGTTGCCGAACACGTCGCCGGACATGTCGCCGATGCCGACGACCGTGAAGTCCTGGGTCTGGGTGTCGATGCCCAGCTCCCGGAAGTGCCGCTTGACCGACTCCCACGCGCCGCGGGCGGTGATGCCCATGGCCTTGTGGTCGTACCCGGTCGAGCCGCCGGACGCGAACGCGTCGCCCAGCCAGAAGCCGTACTCCGCCGCCACCGAGTTGGCGATGTCGGAGAACGTGGCGGTGCCCTTGTCGGCGGCCACCACCAGGTACGGGTCGTCGCCGTCGTGCCGGACCACCCCGGCGGGCGGCTCGACGACCTGCTGCCCGTCGCGGGTGACCAGGTTGTCGGTGATGTCGAGCAGCCCGGAGATGAACGTCTTGTAGCAGGCCACCCCCTCGGCCAGCCGCGCCTCGGGGTCGGCCGGCGGGTTCTTCACCACGAACCCGCCCTTGGCGCCGACCGGCACGATGACCGCGTTCTTCACCATCTGGGCCTTGACCAGGCCGAGGATCTCGGTCCGGAAGTCCTCGCGCCGGTCCGACCAGCGCAGTCCCCCGCGTGCCACCTTGCCGAATCGCAGGTGCACGCCCTCGACCCGCGGCGAGTACACCCAGATCTCGAACATCGGGCGCGGCTGCGGCAGGTCGGGGATGGCCCGCGGGTCGAGCTTGAACGACACGTACGGCTTGGGCCGGCCGCCAGGGTCGTCAACAGTGTTGCCAGCACCGCCCCGCTGGAAGTAGTTGGTGCGCAGCGTGGCCAGGATGAGCCGCAGGAACGAGCGCAGGATGCGGTCCTGGTCCAGGCTCGCCACCTGGTCGAGCGCGCCGTTGATCTCCTCGACCAGCCCGTCGCACAGCTCGGCGCGGGCAGCGTCGCCGGCGGGGTCGCCGGCACCGCGCGCCGGGTCGAGCCGCGCCTCGAAGAGGTTCACCAGCAGCCGCGCGATGGGGACGTTCTGGTTGAGACATTCTTCGATGTAGTCCTGGCTGAAGGTGGTGCCGGCCTGGCGCAGGTACTTGGCGTACGCGCGCAGCACCATCACCTGCCGCCAGGACAGACCCGCGCGCAGCACCAGCGCGTTGAACCCGTCGTTCTCGGCCTCACCGGACCAGGTCGCGGCGAACGCCTCCTGGAACAGCTCGCGCACGTTCTCCAGGTTGTGCTCCAGCGCCGGGTCGTACCGCAGGCCGAAGTCGTACACCCAGGCGGTGTCGGCGCCGTCGGCCGCGCCATCCAGCCGGAACTCGTACGGCCGCTCGTCGACGACCTCCACCCCCATGCGCTGCAGCACGGGCAGCACCGCGGACAAGGACATGGCCCGGCCGCGCCGGTAGATCTTGAACCGCCGCTCGCCCGGGCGGGCGCCCAGCGGCTCGTACAGGTTCATGGTGAAGTCGCCCTCGCTCTTCAGCGCCTCCAGGCGGCGCAGGTCGGCGACGGCGACCTTGGCGGGGAAGTCCTCCTTGTACCCCTCGGGGATGACGCCCGCGTACTTGCGGGCCAGCGCCGTGGCCTGCTCCTCGCCGCACTGCTCCACCAGCGCCTCGGCGAAGTCGTCCTCCCAGCGGCGGGTGGCCTCGATCAGGCGCTGCTCGATGTGCTCGGCGTCGATCTCCTGGGGCAGCTCCTGACCGGGCGCCATGCGGACGACGAAGTGCAGCCGGGTGAGCACCGACTCGGTGCTGCGCAGCGTGTAGTCGATGGACTCCCCGCCCAGCTCCCGCAGCAGGATGTCCTGCATCTTGAGCCGCACCTCGGTGTTGAACCGGTCGCGCGGCAGGTACACGAGCGCGGACAGGAACCGGCCGTACTCGTCACGGCGCAGGAACAGCCGGAGCCGCCGGCGCTCCTGCAGGTGCAGCACCGACAGGGCGATGGGCACCAGGTCAGGGACGGCGATCTGGAACAGCTCGTCGCGCGGGTACGTCTCCAGGATCTCCAGCAGGTTGCGGCCGTCGTGGCTGTTCGGGTCGATCCCGGACTCGGCGAAGACCTCCTTGACCTTGCGCTTGACGACCGGGACGCGGGTGACCGACTCGATGTACGCGGCCAGGCTGAACAGGCCGAGGAACCGCCGCTCACCGATCACCTCGCCCTGCTCGTCGAACTTCCGCAGACCGATGTAGTCCAGGTACGAGGGCTTGTGAACGGATGAGCGGGAGTTGGCCTTGGTGAGGATGAGCAGGCGCTTGTCGCCGGCCCTGACGCGCACCTCCTGGCCGGCGTGGGGGACCGGCTGGTCGGAGCGCAGGATGCCGAGCCCGGTGCCGGGGACGGGCCGCAGCAGTTCCTCGCCGTTCTCGGTGACGAGCTGGTACTCGCGGTAACCGAGGAAGGTGAAGTGGTCGTCGGCCAGCCACTTCAGCAGCTCCGTCGCCTCGCTGACCTCCTGCCGGGAGGCCGGCGGCTCCTCCTTCTTGATCTGGTCGGCCAGACGCAGCGCGGTCTGGCGCATCTTCTGCCAGTCCTCGACGACCTCGCGGACGTCGCGCAGCACCCGCTCCAGGTTCCGCTGGATCCGCTCCAGCTCGGCGCGGTCGCTCTCCCGGTCGATCTCGATGTGTATCCAGGACTCGACCACCGCGTCCTTCGGCGCCTGCGCCGGGTCGGTGAGGTCCAGCAGTTCCACGAGCGCGCCGGTGATGTCGCGGCGCACCACGAACTGCGGGTGGATCACGGTGTGGATCGCGCGGTCCTGACGGTTCAGCTCGGCGGTCACCGAGTCGACCAGGAACGGCATGTCGTCGGTGACGATCTCGACGATGGTGTGGCCGGACGACCAGCCGTGCTCCTCGACGGTCGGCGTGTACACGCGGACGTTGGCCTTGCCCTGCGGGCGGTTCGTGGCCAGCGCGTAGTGCGAGATGGCCGCCCCGTACACGTCGACCGCGTCGCGCCCGACCACGTCCTCGGGGGCAACGTACCGGTAGTAGCGGCGCAGGAACACGGCGAGGGCGCCGTTCCTGAGTTTCTCCGGAACGTACCCGTGGTCGGCCACCTCCACCGCCCGGGCAAGCAGGTTGTTCTTGGCCTCGTCCAGCTTGCTCAGCATCGATCTGTAGCTCCCGTCACGCGCCATTGCGTGCATGTGCCTTCGGCCGAAACCCACAGCGGTGGGTATTCCCGGCTCACAACCAGCTGCGCAGCTCCCACAGCAGGGGGTAGAAGTGCAGCCCGAGGCGACCGCGCAGGTAGGGGGCGCCGCTCGACCCCCCGGTGCCGGACTTGGTGCCGATCTGGCGCTCCACCATGGCCACGTGGCGGGCACGCCAGAGCGCCATGTTCTCGTCGTGGTCGACCAGCCCTTCGGCCAGCTCCCACACCTGGTCGAAGCGCTGCCGGTTCCGCGCCACGGTGAGCAGCGAGCGCAGGGTCTCCTGGTCGTCGCTGGTCGCCAACCCGTGCGAGCGCATCACGGCGAGGAAGCCGTCCCACAGGGTGGGCTCCTCCAGCCGCTTGCGCAGCCGGGCTTCCTCGGCCGGGGTCAGCCCGCGGAACCGCTCCAGGAACTTGGGGTCCTTCGCGCCGGACAGGAACTCCAGCTCGCGGAACTGCACGGACTGGAAACCGCTGGCCGGGGCGAGGAGGGCCCGGAACTCCAGGAAGTCCTGCGGCGTCATGGTCTCCAGCACGTTGACCTGCTCGATCAGCACGTGCTCGATGGCGTCGACTCGCCGCAGCAGGTGCCGCGCCCACCACAGCCGGCCGGAGAACATCGCCTCCCGGGCACTTTCCAGCTCGTGCAGGAGCTGCTTGAACCACAGCTCGTACACCTGGTGGATGGTGATGAACAACAGCTCGTCGTGCGCAGGCGGGTCCGACCGCAACACCTGTTGCTGGAGCAGCTGTTCGACCCGTAGATACGAACCGTAGGTGAGGCGGGCGCCATCCTCACCGAAATTCCGCGCCTTTGCAGAATCAGTCACGACCGCCAAGGCTACCTCCGCTGGAGGGAACCTTGGTCGGGAGCTCAGCGACGTAAGCCGATGTGCACCGACCGGGTGATCTCCTACCGGGTGATCTCCTGCCCGTATGCTCAGACGGCGATCACTCCTGCTTAATGTGCGGGAAACAGGCGGCGAGGATACTTTGCAGGCTGCTCGTGCGACAGGAGGTTCGGGGTGCTCAAGAGGACGCGGCTGAAGAACGTCACGAAGTTCACCTTCGTACTCCCCGCCGACGAACCCGCCGGGCCGGTGAGCGTGGTCGGGGACTTCAACGGGTGGACGCCTGGCAAGCACACCCTGGTCCGACGGAGCAACGGCACCCGCTCAGTCAGCATCACCCTGCGCCAGGGCCAGACCGTCCGGTTCCGCTACCTCGGCGCGGACGGCTACTGGTTCGACGAGGAGCACGCCGACGGCCACGACGGCCAGAACTGCCTGATCAGGACCTGAACGGCGGGTGGGGTGTGGGTGCCGCGGCACCCACACCCCGGCGGGGTCACCCCATGTGGGGGTAGCGGTGGTCGGTCGGCGGGACGAAGGTCTCCTTGATCGAGCGGGGGCTGACCCAGCGGAGCAGGTTGAGCATGGCGCCGGCCTTGTCGTTGGTGCCGGACGCCCGGCCGCCGCCGAACGGCTGCTGGCCGACCACCGCGCCGGTGGGCTTGTCGTTGATGTAGAAGTTGCCCGCCGCGAAGCGCAGCACCTCCGTGGCCTCGCGGATCGCCGCCCGGTCCTGGGCGATGATCGACCCGGTGAGCCCGTAGGGGGCGACGTCCGCGGCCTGGCGCAGCACCCGGTCGTAGTCGCCGTCCTCGTACACGTACACCGCGAGGATCGGGCCGAAGTACTCGGTGGTGAAGATCTCGTGCTCGGGGTCGACGCCCTGGATCACGGTCGGGCGGACGAACCAGCCCCGCGTGTCGTCGTACTCGCCGCCGGCGAGGATGGCGAGCTTGTCGTCGTGCCGCGCCCGGTCGATGACGTCCTTGTGCTTGGCGAACGCGCGCCCGTCGATGACCGCGCCGAGGAAGTTGGAGAAGTCGGTCACGTCCCCCATGGGCAGGGACTCGACCTCGGCCAGGAAGTCGTCGCGCATCCGGTCCCACACGCTGCGCGGCAGGTACGCGCGGGAGGCCGCGGAGCACTTCTGACCCTGGTACTCGAACGCGCCCCGCACCAGCGCGGTCTTGAGTACCGCCACGTCGGCCGACGGGTGGGCGATCACGAAGTCCTTGCCGCCGGTCTCACCCACCAGGCGCGGGTAGGAGCGGTAGGCGGCGATGTTCTCCCCCACCGTGCGCCACAGCAGTTGGAACGTCTTGGTCGAGCCGGTGAAGTGGATCCCGGCCAGCTCCGGATGGCGCAGCGCGACCTCGGAGACCGCGATGCCGTCGCCGGGCAGCATGTTGATCACTCCGGGCGGCAGGCCGGCGGCCTCCAGCAGCCGCATCAGGAAGTGGGCGGAGAACTGCTGGGTGGGTGAGGGCTTCCAG contains:
- a CDS encoding helix-turn-helix domain-containing protein, producing MTETNGVGAQVRRLRQNRGLSQEELAEKAGVNLKTLCGVERDETSPRLDTLHKLARALGVRTAELLQPGSTADLEDRDAEDMMLIGIRSVLMPARGTTYEDVDPPSLDELTRQAVGLRQMHDDGRNTSLVQVAPGIIRSARAAVRQYQGQDRDKALEVLAVAYRESAHALAQLGREDLAGHALTLAADAAEESGNVLLAGHCVYSTAWVYLRQRRLEDAVRHCVTAADEIEPRSMRRTSTLHLATWGNLLLMASAAAVRNNQPETARELLRAASAAAELQDNDPPEESRLFSLSLVPAKVRMMAVEHAVIAFRPGEALQLRRTIPEDAPGVGVIARSRFLLDVANAYYMQGRPGHAVTVLSKLKRTHPGWLKHQRYAKDLTRQIVEARARRLPNDLVDLAEFLGVAV
- a CDS encoding transposase family protein; translation: MGQVISAAQAGWITPFTGLTPRQFRKLVRTVAERGGDRIADGRACRPWRLCLADRVLLVAVYWRTNLTLRQVGPLFGISHAAAHRVVETVGPLLALAPARRRSVDQVCIVDGTLVPTRDRRLAERSKNYRYSTNLQVAIDADTRLVVAVGDPQPGNRNDCRAYRESGIDQVLAGRPVMADGGYQGNPGVIIPYRRPRDGTPLPEWQEELNAVHRSVRARIEHTLARMKCWKILRDYRRKAHTLRDTAAGIAFLHNLALTG
- a CDS encoding NAD-glutamate dehydrogenase; this translates as MLSKLDEAKNNLLARAVEVADHGYVPEKLRNGALAVFLRRYYRYVAPEDVVGRDAVDVYGAAISHYALATNRPQGKANVRVYTPTVEEHGWSSGHTIVEIVTDDMPFLVDSVTAELNRQDRAIHTVIHPQFVVRRDITGALVELLDLTDPAQAPKDAVVESWIHIEIDRESDRAELERIQRNLERVLRDVREVVEDWQKMRQTALRLADQIKKEEPPASRQEVSEATELLKWLADDHFTFLGYREYQLVTENGEELLRPVPGTGLGILRSDQPVPHAGQEVRVRAGDKRLLILTKANSRSSVHKPSYLDYIGLRKFDEQGEVIGERRFLGLFSLAAYIESVTRVPVVKRKVKEVFAESGIDPNSHDGRNLLEILETYPRDELFQIAVPDLVPIALSVLHLQERRRLRLFLRRDEYGRFLSALVYLPRDRFNTEVRLKMQDILLRELGGESIDYTLRSTESVLTRLHFVVRMAPGQELPQEIDAEHIEQRLIEATRRWEDDFAEALVEQCGEEQATALARKYAGVIPEGYKEDFPAKVAVADLRRLEALKSEGDFTMNLYEPLGARPGERRFKIYRRGRAMSLSAVLPVLQRMGVEVVDERPYEFRLDGAADGADTAWVYDFGLRYDPALEHNLENVRELFQEAFAATWSGEAENDGFNALVLRAGLSWRQVMVLRAYAKYLRQAGTTFSQDYIEECLNQNVPIARLLVNLFEARLDPARGAGDPAGDAARAELCDGLVEEINGALDQVASLDQDRILRSFLRLILATLRTNYFQRGGAGNTVDDPGGRPKPYVSFKLDPRAIPDLPQPRPMFEIWVYSPRVEGVHLRFGKVARGGLRWSDRREDFRTEILGLVKAQMVKNAVIVPVGAKGGFVVKNPPADPEARLAEGVACYKTFISGLLDITDNLVTRDGQQVVEPPAGVVRHDGDDPYLVVAADKGTATFSDIANSVAAEYGFWLGDAFASGGSTGYDHKAMGITARGAWESVKRHFRELGIDTQTQDFTVVGIGDMSGDVFGNGMLLSRHIKLVAAFDHRHVFLDPDPDPELSWAERKRLFELPRSSWADYNPDLISPGGGVYPRTAKSIPVSPQVRERLGIPEGVTAMTPHELIRAILKAPVDLLWNGGIGTYVKATTESHAHVGDKANDAIRVNGNELRARVVGEGGNLGFTQLGRIEYALHGGKINTDFIDNSAGVDCSDREVNIKILLNSVVANGDLTVKQRNELLAQMTDEVAELVLRDNYGQNVALASAVKQAPSLLHVHARLMRRMEREGKLDRALEFLPTDRQINERRQAGIGLTQPELAVLLSYVKINLAEELLASDLPEDDFLRGELYRYFPTPLRERFREQIDKHPLRREIITTCVVNRFVNNAGITAMFRLKEETGASAADIARAYTAACAIYDLQSVWEAIEALDNKVDADVQTRMRLESRRLTERVTRWFLHNRRPPLDIDEQIAFFRKGVADVVAHLPKMLKGVDAERLNRIREELVRAHVPEDLAVAVAGMPNAYSALDICEVARDSGRGVIEVAEVYFDLADRIPFAKLLDKIVALPRTDRWKSTARAALRDDLYAAHAALTFDVLACGGAEATPGERFAAWSKQNATTVTRARQTLADIEASDTWDLATLSVALRVIRTMLRQNAMG
- a CDS encoding tryptophan 2,3-dioxygenase, encoding MTDSAKARNFGEDGARLTYGSYLRVEQLLQQQVLRSDPPAHDELLFITIHQVYELWFKQLLHELESAREAMFSGRLWWARHLLRRVDAIEHVLIEQVNVLETMTPQDFLEFRALLAPASGFQSVQFRELEFLSGAKDPKFLERFRGLTPAEEARLRKRLEEPTLWDGFLAVMRSHGLATSDDQETLRSLLTVARNRQRFDQVWELAEGLVDHDENMALWRARHVAMVERQIGTKSGTGGSSGAPYLRGRLGLHFYPLLWELRSWL
- a CDS encoding isoamylase early set domain-containing protein, whose product is MLKRTRLKNVTKFTFVLPADEPAGPVSVVGDFNGWTPGKHTLVRRSNGTRSVSITLRQGQTVRFRYLGADGYWFDEEHADGHDGQNCLIRT
- the pruA gene encoding L-glutamate gamma-semialdehyde dehydrogenase, which gives rise to MDAVTQVPVPANEPVKDYAPETPERARLEQKLKELASEHVELTATIGGEQRMGAGEPIDVVQPHNRHHVLGTLRNSTQAEARAAIEAALAAAPAWRAMSFDDRAAIFLRAADLLAGPWRDVLNAATMLGQSKTAIQAEIDSACELIDFWRFNVHFARQILADQPLSSPGTWNRMDYRPLEGFVYAITPFNFTSIAGNLPTAPALMGNVVIWKPSPTQQFSAHFLMRLLEAAGLPPGVINMLPGDGIAVSEVALRHPELAGIHFTGSTKTFQLLWRTVGENIAAYRSYPRLVGETGGKDFVIAHPSADVAVLKTALVRGAFEYQGQKCSAASRAYLPRSVWDRMRDDFLAEVESLPMGDVTDFSNFLGAVIDGRAFAKHKDVIDRARHDDKLAILAGGEYDDTRGWFVRPTVIQGVDPEHEIFTTEYFGPILAVYVYEDGDYDRVLRQAADVAPYGLTGSIIAQDRAAIREATEVLRFAAGNFYINDKPTGAVVGQQPFGGGRASGTNDKAGAMLNLLRWVSPRSIKETFVPPTDHRYPHMG